Within the Staphylococcus warneri genome, the region CATTTGTAATAGCTACAATCCAAATCACTGTAATTGGAATACTTAAAATTCCAAAATGTATCGTTGGTCCCATTGGTAATGAAATAAAATCAATGGTAATACCATAAAATGCGACCACTAAAGCTGCTACGATTTGCCCAGCTAATTTGATATATGGTTTAAGATCAAATATATCATCGATTAAACCAACGGCATACATCAATATTGCTCCGATAACTAATGGTTTCACTTCCCTTTCAATAGGATGGCCTAACCACATTCCAATTAAAAATGAGAATAAAATAACTGTGCCACCCATGACTGAAATCGGCTTTGTATGCACCTTACGAAAATTGGGTTTATCTACTAAATTTAATTTTTTAGACATCGCAATAATAATGGGTGTTATTATTAAACTGACTATCATAGTAAATGCAATGAGTAATAATGTATACATCAGTTCACCTTCATCAAAATTAAGTTAGTTTCTATCATTTAAAGGGTAAGTTTTAAGAAATCCAACTATTTCTCTTCCTATATTTATAGTTAATATTTAAACGTGCGTCGGTTATTTTGTATGATTTTCCTCTTTAATAACGACTACTATCAATCTTCAATTCTATCGCAATAACATCAGTTGCTATCATCTTTCCTTATTATTAAATCAACTGTATAATAGTAGTTAATCTAAAATAAGATATCCCAAATTTATAACAACATTCTTTCTTCATATATATCTACATCGATTTTTATACTCTCACATGACGAAACTTTTTTTCATCATATCACTTAAGTTAACATTTTAACATTAATCACTATTTTATGTGATAAATTTTTTAGTCTAACTAATGACAAATTGTAAGTTTTCACTTACAATAGCTAATGGTCAATAAAGGAGTCGGTAAAACTATGTTTGAAGCAATTATATATAATATTTCAGTCATGGTTGCAGGCATATATTTGTTTCATAGACTGCAATACTCTGAAAATAAAAGAATGGTCTTTTCTAAAGGATACGTCACTGTTTTAATGACGCTTGTTGCACTTTTATTAGCAGCATATCCCATTCCCTTCCGTTTAGAATACTTAGTTCATTTAACGTTTGTACCTTTATTATTCTTAGGACGTTACACCAACATGGTTTACACATTAGCTTCAGCTGTCGTCGTATCATTAGTTGACATACTTATTTTTAACAACTCTATTATATACGGTATCACTTTAGTCGTTATAGCGGGTGTGGTCAGTGCAGTAGGTCCGTTTTTAAAACAAAACGATATTATATCGTTACTTATATTAAATACAATCAGTATTATCATTTTATTTATACTTGCATTAGTGAGCCCAATCTATGATTTAATTGAAATTGCAATTTTAATTCCTGTGTCATTCATTATCACAATTGCCTCTGCAATTACATTTGTAGATATTTGGCATTTCTTCTCACTCGTTAATCGCTATGAAAATGAAGATAAATATGATTATTTAACTGGTCTTGGGAATGTTAAAGAATTCGATAGACATTTGAATCAGTTATCTAAATATACTGAGACACATAATGAAAGCTTAGGCTTGTTACTTATTGACATTGATGGCTTTAAAGATGTAAATGATACATATACGCACCAAGCAGGAGATGCTGTATTAAAACAAATGTCTCAATTACTTAAAAATTATGTCCCTAAACAATTTCTTATTTTTAGAAATGGTGGCGAAGAGTTCTCTGTTGTAATTAATGACTATACATTGGATCAAAGTGTCAAACTTGCCGAAAATATTCGTCAAGGTGTAGAGAAGTCATCATTCCATCTACCTAATAAGGAAGTCATAAAACTTTCAGTGTCTATAGGTGTCGGTTATTTAACACAAGATGATCGCAAATCACAAAGACGCGTCTTTAAAGATGCAGATGATATGGTACATGTGGCTAAAAGCGAAGGTAGAAATAAAGTCATGTTTAATCCTATTATTAAACTATAATCAAATATTGAATACACTATCAGAGGTAGAGACAAAAGGATTTGTAATTTCGTTAATTTATTTATCGACGTTTGAATCTTTCACGTCTCTTCCTTTTTTATTTTATAAACGCATTTCTTATCCACCATAGCCTTATTTATTTTAGATTTAAAATAAATGTTTACCACCGTTTTCACCTATCTCCTTCATTACATAATCTTTTCAATATGACTTACTCTATTGAAAGTTGTTAGCTCAAGTTGTAAACTTCAATTATTCATATCATTAAATTAATTAGGAGGTGGTTATTCATGTCAGATTCAATCACTATCATTGATGAGAATAAAGTGATTGATGTCGTGTTGATTGCTGGTAGGATTTTACTAGAAGCTGGTGCTGAAACATATCGTG harbors:
- the gdpS gene encoding GGDEF domain-containing protein GdpS, with translation MFEAIIYNISVMVAGIYLFHRLQYSENKRMVFSKGYVTVLMTLVALLLAAYPIPFRLEYLVHLTFVPLLFLGRYTNMVYTLASAVVVSLVDILIFNNSIIYGITLVVIAGVVSAVGPFLKQNDIISLLILNTISIIILFILALVSPIYDLIEIAILIPVSFIITIASAITFVDIWHFFSLVNRYENEDKYDYLTGLGNVKEFDRHLNQLSKYTETHNESLGLLLIDIDGFKDVNDTYTHQAGDAVLKQMSQLLKNYVPKQFLIFRNGGEEFSVVINDYTLDQSVKLAENIRQGVEKSSFHLPNKEVIKLSVSIGVGYLTQDDRKSQRRVFKDADDMVHVAKSEGRNKVMFNPIIKL